A part of Leishmania panamensis strain MHOM/PA/94/PSC-1 chromosome 34 sequence genomic DNA contains:
- a CDS encoding hypothetical protein (TriTrypDB/GeneDB-style sysID: LpmP.34.2540), with amino-acid sequence MKVAPVYRRVLKQLHVACQIRPHYVQDIRFLLSFPLHTTGNGLSAVAPSPLSSSRILKSTSTVGPIQAGASKSSRSPPCQTASRDLVDEHLQRPSSECYPIDTTTLFAMCYADLHNAVREAAPAAGDMNPVAMQIVRYRNLLWLQERLVRVLSSKTRQLLATSLSISRGPTEHDFIPDNIFEKNASPSSSGGGGTTSSTTPVAQLTGPGAIAGGDRPSKAATTTAVLTHSSAEKTPGDAAESFAPATADGSLAEAVEENDPDIVYSAGAIGQQQEVFVLRHREAFPMAAQFLAGFPTVTVAELAACAHQRAALMQLVRERFPKTLTCQDSNVKLSVSLEPYDVEYTSKEHAGMGYFAAAHRQFRVRFSLEPLSPDGTGAERAEVLVVNSYFVRLDMELMQLVEEVGYLHSSDVLRMLRERDYSDHFSDFIGSGVAEVLGEGVLAEPSVGKRAATTTSSDKRTKSHSSTTTHAPATVAAGSRVFSLYFVNHSDAPMVLKGLLYYKLGKLRHLAHAPIQCIPFGFLLMEA; translated from the coding sequence ATGAAAGTGGCGCCGGTGTACCGAAGGGtactgaagcagctgcacgtggCGTGCCAGATCCGCCCGCACTACGTGCAAGACattcgttttcttctctctttccctcttcacaCAACAGGCAATGGCCTGAGCGCAGTGGCACCAAGCCCACTGTCATCTTCACGAATACTGAAGTCGACTTCGACTGTGGGCCCAATCCAAGCCGGTGCGTCGAAATCGTCAAGGTCACCTCCGTGCCAAACGGCGAGCCGAGATCTCGTCGacgagcacctccagcgcccGAGCTCCGAATGTTACCCCATTGACACCACCACACTCTTTGCGATGTGTTATGCCGACTTGCACAACGCGGTGCgtgaagcagcaccagcggcagggGACATGAACCCGGTAGCCATGCAGATTGTGCGGTACCGCAACCTTCTGTGGCTTCAGGAGCGGCTTGTGCGCGTCCTTAGCAGCAAGACTCGGCAACTGCTGGCCACCTCACTGAGCATCTCGAGAGGGCCAACAGAACATGACTTCATTCCAGACAACATTTTTGAGAAGAACGCGTCCCctagcagcagtggcggcggcggcaccacctcctccacgacgCCAGTAGCTCAGCTGACAGGGCCAGGTGCCATTGCAGGGGGTGACCGCCCTTCAAAGGCAGCCACCACAACCGCAGTGTTGACACACTCTTCCGCAGAGAAAACGCCTGGAGATGCCGCCGAGTCTTTCGCACCTGCCACTGCTGACGGCAGTTTGGcggaggcagtggaggagaacgaCCCAGATATTGTTTACTCCGCCGGCGCAATCGGCCAGCAGCAAGAAGTGTTTGTCCTGCGCCACCGTGAGGCCTTCCCGATGGCAGCACAGTTTTTGGCTGGTTTTCCCACAGTCACAGTGGCCGAACtggctgcgtgcgcgcatcAGCGAGCGGCGCTGATGCAACTCGTGCGGGAGAGGTTCCCGAAAACGCTGACTTGTCAGGACTCGAATGTGAAGCTCTCCGTCTCTTTAGAACCATACGACGTGGAGTATACGAGCAAGGAGCACGCTGGCATGGGATACTTTGCCGCTGCCCACCGTCAGTTTCGCGTCCGGTTCTCGCTTGAGCCTCTGTCGCCCGACGGGACAGGTGCGGAGCGAGCTGAGGTGCTCGTGGTGAATTCATACTTTGTGCGTCTGGACATGGAGCTGATGCAGCTGGTCGAAGAGGTGGGCTacctgcacagcagcgacgtcctgcgcatgctgcgcgagcgcgaCTACAGTGATCACTTTAGCGACTTCATTGGCAGCGGTGTTGCCGAGGTGCTCGGTGAGGGAGTCCTTGCAGAGCCCAGCGTAGGAAAACGTGCAGCAACAACGACGTCGTCCGACAAGAGGACAAAGAGCCACTCCTCGACGACAACCCACGCACCGGCGACCGTCGCGGCCGGCTCTCGAGTGTTCTCGCTCTACTTTGTGAACCACAGTGACGCACCAATGGTTCTGAAGGGGTTGCTCTACTACAAGCTCGGCAAGCTTCGCCACTTGGCACACGCTCCCATCCAATGCATTCCGTTCGGTTTTCTGCTGATGGAGGCGTGA
- a CDS encoding hypothetical protein (TriTrypDB/GeneDB-style sysID: LpmP.34.2560) codes for MILLFYITDSAGRKHRLSTLCGPSTTAVGAINQLRFKLSIPTEVDVKLHLTSDVPIRHLTAPLTSLRKQRSGSAKALRIPLWAALSGPETSINEIDYSTADVEDESDAEAEEDEWKDGSRSVSNASSRRISSPMGSTTNGTLPMHVVFSASPPKMSPVPVQAKRPTAATHSRPNRMPTSSPHERPEETPDPLAVNEAKRSVFSETTPATTSLAAMLSLVIKRRSSLEAAALEAQGPLSSRGPVRCLPNKFALRLQDAPQTARHAPQHSAVSVLASCTRADSTSRVVELYKTGYARRDTAVSQIMLREYPKVIPRDPRNIVLAVKDDARLVSCTHNPNFSCSSDFDSLGDATYAQYLSIGHTHGQELHARSLPAGPLLALYGELSTLRHSCCPTAAVHYDLFTAPYAGSCRCALLEGICRGEEITYLYKHADSLAFLLLSRDRRRNILQQKYFMDCDCPRCSETLENTTASAAATSTPTIDTTTTVAKVKPTRIATRTKAQLEAELTLTGVFFTDSDVDRDAAKQRELTQEMHKDFETLQIMDDSGVEINLTPGGNVPPAHRTKQCNRLLGFLRKYGSTESVLRLHEHHWRLNLVRAAYVQETVRLCAVKGATPVARQRDPSSKTLFVPTKTVYDVCLTQLGAEGLFIPPGHPHSLTTYESYLYLLAILPPAIAQATARSAENAPNIKWQQLQKTREVWGVLKRAALPPNIQKILLPKEQQLPPTPPESTPSSAREPLAPVEQ; via the coding sequence ATGATTCTCTTATTCTACATCACGGATAGCGCCGGCCGCAAGCACCGCCTTTCGACTCTCTGTGGACCCTCCACGACCGCTGTGGGCGCCATCAACCAGCTTCGCTTCAAACTTTCGATTCCCACAGAGGTAGACGTGAAGTTGCATCTTACCAGCGATGTCCCCATTCGACACTTGACCGCTCCTCTGACAAGTCTTCGAAAGCaacgcagtggcagcgcgaAGGCTCTGCGCATCCCTCTGTGGGCCGCACTGAGCGGTCCGGAAACCTCCATCAACGAAATAGACTACAGCACCGCTGATGTCGAGGATGAGAGCGACGccgaagcggaggaggacgagtgGAAGGACGGCTCGAGAAGCGTATCAAACGCGTCCTCACGACGCATCAGTAGCCCCATGGGGAGCACAACCAATGGCACTCTGCCGATGCATGTTGTCTTCTCTGCATCCCCGCCGAAGATGTCACCTGTGCCCGTGCAAGCCAAGCGTCCAACCGCCGCCACTCATTCGAGACCGAATCGAATGCCAACAAGCAGTCCACACGAGAGGCCGGAAGAGACACCCGACCCATTGGCAGTCAACGAGGCGAAGAGAAGTGTTTTCTCTGAGACCACCCCTGCTACCACCTCCCTTGCAGCAATGCTGTCACTCGTAATAAAGCGTCGCAGCTCCCTTGAGGCGGCTGCGTTGGAGGCTCAGGGACCTCTCTCATCCCGCGGACCGGTGCGTTGTTTGCCAAACAAATTCGCTCTCCGGCTGCAGGACGCGCCACAGACGGCGCGGCACGCGCCGCAGCATTCAGCCGTGAGTGTTTTGGCCAGCTGCACACGTGCTGATTCAACCAGCAGGGTTGTCGAACTCTACAAGACCGGTTACGCGCGTCGTGACACCGCCGTCAGCCAGATCATGCTCCGTGAGTATCCGAAGGTAATTCCCCGCGATCCAAGGAATATCGTGCTGGCCGTGAAAGACGACGCGCGGCTGGTGTCGTGCACACATAATCCCAACTTTTCCTGCTCGTCCGACTTTGATAGCCTCGGTGACGCAACCTACGCACAGTACCTCTCAATcggccacacacacggacagGAGCTTCACGCCCGCTCGCTACCTGCTGGACCTCTGCTAGCACTCTATGGAGAGCTAAGCACgctgcggcacagctgctgcccaaCGGCGGCCGTCCACTACGACTTATTCACTGCACCGTATGCTGGAagctgtcgctgcgcacTGTTGGAGGGAATTTGTCGCGGTGAGGAGATCACATATCTCTACAAACACGCCGACTCCCTCGCCTTCTTACTCCTTTCTCGTGACCGACGCCGCAACATCCTCCAACAGAAGTACTTCATGGACTGTGACTGCCCTCGCTGTAGTGAGACACTGGAGAacaccaccgcttccgccgctgctaccTCGACACCTACCATAGATACGACGACAACGGTAGCTAAAGTGAAGCCGACGAGGATCGCGACGAGGAccaaggcgcagctggaagCGGAGCTGACTTTAACCGGGGTCTTCTTCACCGACTCGGACGTCGACCGCGATGCTGCGAAGCAGAGGGAGCTGACGCAGGAGATGCACAAGGACTTCGAGACGCTCCAAATCATGGACGACTCCGGTGTTGAGATCAATCTCACCCCCGGAGGCAACGTACCTCCCGCTCATCGAACGAAGCAGTGCAACCGTCTTCTCGGTTTCTTGCGCAAGTACGGCAGCACAGAGTCCGTTCTTCGTCTTCATGAGCACCACTGGCGGCTCAACCTCGTGCGCGCGGCTTATGTGCAGGAGACGGTACGGCTTTGTGCTGTGAAGGGTGCCACACCGGTTGCACGACAGCGGGACCCCAGCAGCAAGACACTCTTCGTTCCGACCAAGACCGTCTACGACGTTTGTCTGACGCAGCTTGGGGCGGAGGGACTCTTCATCCCACCTGGACACCCCCACAGCCTCACCACGTACGAGTCTTACCTTTACCTTCTCGCGATTCTGCCCCCCGCAATTGCGCAGGCAACGGCACGCTCCGCGGAAAACGCGCCGAACATCAAATGGCAACAGCTACAGAAGACGAGAGAAGTGTGGGGTGTACTGAAGCGagccgcgctgccaccaaATATTCAGAAGATTTTGCTGCCCAAGGAGCAGCAGTTGCCGCCTACACCGCCGGAGTCTACACCGTCATCAGCACGGGAGCCACTTGCGCCGGTTGAGCAATAG
- a CDS encoding acyl-CoA dehydrogenase, putative (TriTrypDB/GeneDB-style sysID: LpmP.34.2570) — MFRLACKSLARRTAVALSSATAACAAPPNPVTHLTDDEKMLVETVRSFSLTHVVPKSRKMDEEGQMDLAVLKEAFAAGLMGIETPADLDGGGMSFFCSILAIEELARHDPALSVTVDVQNTLVNNIFFNFASDAQRRKYLPKLATETVGCFCLTEASSGSDAFALKTRATKKGSKWIINGSKLFITNGGWAGIYLVMATVDSSKGYKGITCFVVDSSETPGVSVVRTEDKLGIRASSTAELRFENVEVPEENVVGEVGKGYKIAINILNEGRIGIGAQMLGIAQGSLDIVMPYLFQRKQFGKAIGDFQGMQMQYAECAMELHAARLMVYNACRKKQNNETFIQDAAMAKYFASVVAEKTASRAVEWAGGIGFMKDFGLERFYRDAKIGAIYEGTSIIQLQTIAKMIKAQYDNSSSPSGVSH, encoded by the coding sequence ATGTTTCGCCTTGCGTGCAAGTCGTTGGCGCGGCGCACTGCCGTAGCACTCTCTAGCGCGActgccgcctgcgctgcaccgccgaaCCCGGTTACCCACCTCACCGATGATGAGAAGATGCTCGTGGAGACGGTACGTTCTTTTAGCCTGACGCACGTGGTCCCGAAGTCTCGCAAGATGGATGAGGAGGGCCAGATGGACCTTGCCGTGCTTAAGGAGGCCTTTGCCGCTGGCCTCATGGGCATTGAGACCCCCGCTGACCTTGACGGTGGCGGTATGAGCTTCTTCTGCAGCATTCTTGCcatcgaggagctggcgcgACACGACCCTGCCCTGTCGGTCACGGTGGACGTGCAGAACACACTGGTGAACAACATCTTCTTCAACTTCGCGAgcgatgcgcagcgcaggAAGTACCTGCCAAAGCTCGCCACGGAGACGGTAGGGTGCTTCTGCCTCACCgaggcgagcagcggcagcgatgcctTTGCACTGAAAACGAGGGCAACGAAGAAGGGCTCAAAATGGATCATCAACGGCTCGAAGCTGTTCATCACGAACGGCGGGTGGGCAGGCATCTACCTTGTCATGGCAACGGTTGACTCGTCGAAGGGATACAAGGGAATCACGTGCTTCGTAGTGGATTCGTCTGAAACACCAGGAGTCTCGGTGGTGCGGACGGAGGACAAGCTAGGTATTCGTGCTAGCTCGACAGCCGAGCTTCGATTTGAAAACGTCGAGGTGCCCGAGGAGAATGTCGTTGGAGAAGTCGGTAAGGGTTACAAGATTGCTATCAACATCCTCAATGAGGGACGTATCGGCATTGGCGCGCAGATGCTAGGGATTGCACAAGGTTCGCTGGACATCGTTATGCCTTACCTCTTCCAGCGCAAGCAGTTTGGGAAGGCCATCGGCGATTTTCAAGGCATGCAGATGCAGTACGCCGAGTGCGCAATGGAGTTACACGCTGCTCGGCTCATGGTCTACAATGCTTGCCGCAAGAAGCAGAATAATGAAACGTTCATCCAGGACGCGGCGATGGCTAAGTACTTCGCCTCCGTGGTGGCGGAGAAGACGGCCAGCCGCGCGGTGGAATGGGCGGGCGGCATCGGTTTCATGAAGGACTTTGGTCTGGAGCGCTTCTACCGTGACGCCAAGATCGGTGCCATCTACGAGGGCACCTCCATCATTCAGCTGCAGACGATTGCCAAAATGATCAAAGCGCAGTACGACAACTCCTCATCCCCTTCTGGGGTGTCACACTGA
- a CDS encoding hypothetical protein (TriTrypDB/GeneDB-style sysID: LpmP.34.2530) gives MDSHRATMAVVVVVNASVLTVSVEHAVQVVSVVFAAQFKDKVCRCVVVDPPKALAEKLSQSPLYVCVSQWIPVSQTVRKLVMCVAQAVLDAQGAVLRLYSQPSKVDNTAVRTPIDKATTFTTARNASSLIASRFKKKAADILLQFGAVSAAVAVYGETQFNSNVDSLWCSATLEGIAAARYRYLQTTLLCHHDALNATVVQLQSDSPTWGPGLTASVNQLGSCVAQYGESLKQTIASFKSTSVPNSMRTRLTREVQENVSAQVAVLKGLLGRVHVCLMAGTWAVPSDPQSYRLGSDVKHCVENVLRLAFSEIDVYLTESLRQLRRCAPAGTLLSSPGPVGSTISLLGSGGTNPTMLNLTLSMLRKRELETRFKRLELLAARETRQPFLKELSTLRSLFSAGYGAEWTERILLFFAYLCMINGAERRARALLVEFAAIKARLRRTEEAVEVLLRVCTLAGVGLPLVGLQTSNSVAGDDGAPVDAFKSVDPLYQLSRAATTTQAGHQGEDGDAAEAAVKANSLANASIHMFSTVEEQAPDRGVARLNQSINNAALLSVPLLLELIKLFERMGPATATAMLRCQLATLLLFKFPHLLDNATQRTLKSVMCDASALLEPHMNTAIVPFPFFLAWEAFPLPPHLAPKMVPVGGAFFTFIDTQRLKLTILSLNGRRLGSRTVWTVGDVASVLVTLYNPFQEPLMFEALALRCHSCASLVTVDDDAASQEGTMLESSPRSLRSPISYVLSNVEVAPLAKLKVLLQVQPTEEGTLRIDGVTLRLANTRPSQSMTGQLPAPMHIPVLQRLPQVSCTLNTSELEVFGSQRIDFTVRVVNCGRVPITCISLTAHSEQCQLEDCGGCKERRNQTDTTVTLNKCALDAAARTPLQPGDVVMIPGTLEAPPTISKFGAYYVIFRTDLSLPHPAPKKPANLPDAVPVYAVIPRRVTETRLRFFHSPGLVVTSVTLTKDRRAVEVRIANRSRLYSIELQLSALAFAELPVAFIVAGAEYVVPPIKLTRIPLTKGKDDLCFLVPWVVRELPNCTGMLELNLSLVTSEVVSAEPLDECVVTLEASVPQTALLSQLSDTWSSASLPGEDRDDVVAEGSRRETLSVSEVLIYRWRYDGDSSYGAAKTNPSVLRGRAVGHSAQLYGVNGTVTTTATYDGTPQSPATADQHLSHPRAAQASEQLVDSPASNSAFLWRRTESVDLAAKVGTGASQSLNSLRPALPLVGGCEAGPVSTGGDGGPLPIVIPALRPIGLCLRVEAPRWRRAIRLHVHVSIDSHFDVAVLTGAVQADAMVGEEDRAVYEGEFELFAFKTGNHLLHVTLKDDAERELTHTIHLIVEHSRIA, from the coding sequence ATGGACAGCCATCGCGCCACCATGGCGGTAGTAGTGGTGGTCAACGCCTCCGTTCTCACCGTCTCTGTTGAGCACGCGGTGCAGGTGGTCAGCGTCGTATTCGCTGCGCAGTTCAAGGACAAGGTATGCCGCTGTGTCGTGGTAGATCCACCGAAAGCGCTTGCAGAGAAGCTCTCGCAATCGCctctgtacgtgtgcgtctccCAGTGGATACCAGTGAGTCAGACAGTGAGAAAATTAGTGATGTGTGTGGCGCAGGCAGTGCTTGATGCCCAAGGCGCTGTACTGCGGCTTTACAGTCAGCCCAGCAAGGTGGACAACACGGCTGTGCGGACACCTATTGACAAGGCCACCACATTCACGACGGCACGCAACGCCAGTAGTTTGATAGCCTCTCGCTTCAAGAAGAAAGCGGCGGACATACTCCTGCAGTTTGGCGCTGTTTCGGCCGCAGTGGCCGTGTACGGGGAAACACAATTCAACTCGAATGTGGACTCTCTCTGGTGCTCAGCCACGTTAGAgggcatcgccgccgctcgGTATCGCTACCTACAGACGACGCTACTGTGCCATCACGACGCGCTTAACGCCACCGTCGTGCAGCTTCAGAGCGACAGTCCCACCTGGGGGCCAggcctcaccgcctccgtgAACCAACTCGGGTCTTGCGTGGCGCAGTACGGCGAGAGTCTCAAACAGACAATTGCGAGCTTTAAAAGCACCTCAGTTCCGAATTCAATGCGGACGCGACTGACGCGCGAAGTGCAGGAGAACGTCTcggcgcaggtggcggtgctgaaggGCCTGCTGGGGCGAGTGCACGTGTGCCTGATGGCAGGCACGTGGGCGGTACCGTCTGATCCGCAGTCGTACCGCTTGGGTAGCGATGTGAAGCACTGCGTCGAGAATGTGCTGCGTCTGGCTTTCAGTGAAATCGACGTGTACTTGACCGAGTCACTACGGCAGCTAAGAAGgtgcgcaccagcaggcacACTGCTGTCTTCCCCCGGACCTGTGGGGTCGACCATATCGCTGCTGGGCAGCGGAGGCACGAATCCCACAATGCTAAACTTGACCCTTTCGATGCTGCGAAAACGAGAGCTGGAGACACGCTTCAAGCGACTCGAGTTGCTCGCTGCGCGGGAAACTCGGCAACCTTTTCTCAAAGAGCTGAGCACTCTCCGCAGCCTCTTCTCTGCCGGCTACGGGGCTGAGTGGACGGAGCGCATCCTGCTGTTCTTTGCGTACTTGTGCATGATCAACGGCGCTGAGCGTCGCGCACGAGCGCTCCTGGTCGAATTCGCCGCCATCAAGGCACGTCTGCGACGCACAGAAGAAGCTGTTGAGGTGctcctgcgcgtgtgcacactGGCTGGAGTTGGACTTCCGCTTGTTGGGCTTCAAACCTCAAACAGCGTTGCAGGTGACGACGGGGCCCCAGTAGATGCTTTCAAATCAGTGGACCCACTGTATCAGCTGAGTCGCGCAGCGACAACGACGCAAGCTGGGCATCAAGGAGAGgacggcgatgctgccgAGGCAGCGGTGAAAGCGAACTCCTTGGCGAATGCGTCCATTCACATGTTCAGCActgtggaggagcaggcgccAGATCGCGGTGTTGCACGACTGAATCAGTCGATCAACAACGCCGCACTCCTGAGcgtgccactgctgttgGAGCTTATCAAGCTCTTCGAGCGCATGGGCCCTGCAACGGCcacggcgatgctgcgctgTCAGCTAGCgacgctgctcctcttcaaGTTTCCTCACCTCCTCGACAATGCAACTCAGCGGACGCTCAAATCGGTCATGTGTGATGCGtccgcgctgctcgagcCACACATGAACACGGCAATTGTGCCgttccctttctttctcgcgtGGGAAGCTtttccgctgccgccacatcTCGCTCCCAAGATGGTACCCGTGGGTGGTGCTTTCTTCACTTTCATTGACACACAGCGGCTGAAGCTCACCATTCTGTCCCTCAATGGCAGAAGACTGGGTAGTCGGACCGTGTGGACGGTTGGCGACGTCGCGTCAGTGCTCGTGACGTTGTACAACCCCTTTCAGGAACCCCTCATGTTTGAGGCACTGGCCTTGCGTTGCCATTCCTGTGCTTCCCTAGTCACGGTCGACGACGATGCTGCCTCTCAAGAAGGTACGATGTTGGAGTCTTCGCCACGCTCGCTGCGATCGCCCATCTCGTATGTCTTGTCCAATGTGGAGGTGGCTCCGCTGGCGAAGCTGAAGgtactgctgcaggtgcaaCCAACCGAGGAGGGTACTCTGCGCATCGACGGCGTAACGCTGCGGTTGGCAAACACACGCCCGTCGCAGTCAATGACCGGGCAGCTTCCGGCCCCCATGCATATCCCAGTACTGCAGCGGTTGCCGCAGGTGTCCTGTACCCTCAACACGAGCGAACTAGAGGTGTTTGGGAGCCAACGCATCGACTTCACGGTGCGAGTGGTCAACTGCGGTCGCGTTCCCATCACCTGCATCTCACTCACGGCGCACAGCGAGCAGTGCCAGCTGGAGGACTGCGGGGGCTGTAAGGAGCGTCGTAACCAGACCGACACAACAGTGACGCTGAACAAATGCGCTCTCGACGCGGCGGCTcgcacaccgctgcagccgggTGACGTCGTCATGATTCCAGGGACTCTGGAGGCGCCACCGACAATAAGCAAATTCGGCGCATACTACGTTATCTTCCGCACGGATCTTTCACTGCCCCATCCTGCGCCGAAAAAGCCGGCCAACCTGCCAGACGCTGTGCCTGTGTACGCCGTTATCCCGCGGCGCGTGACGGAGACGCGGCTGCGCTTCTTTCACTCCCCCGGCCTCGTCGTCACCTCCGTGACACTCACGAAGGACCGCCGtgcggtggaggtgcgcaTCGCAAATCGGAGTCGCCTTTACAGCAtcgagctgcagctgagcgctCTCGCTTTTGCGGAGCTTCCGGTTGCCTTCATCGTCGCCGGGGCCGAGTACGTGGTTCCGCCGATAAAGTTGACGCGCATTCCTCTGACGAAGGGGAAGGATGACCTGTGCTTCCTGGTGCCATGGGTGGTGCGCGAACTGCCTAACTGTACTGGCATGCTGGAGCTGAACTTGTCGCTTGTTACCTCCGAAGTGGTGAGCGCGGAGCCCCTGGACGAGTGTGTAGTGACGCTTGAGGCCAGCGTGCCGCAGACGGCGCTGCTATCGCAGCTCTCTGACACGTGGTCGTCCGCGTCTCTACCGGGCGAAGACAGAGACGACGTCGTCGCTGAAGGCTCGCGCAGGGAGACGCTGAGCGTCAGTGAGGTACTCATCTACCGCTGGAGGTATGACGGGGACTCTTCCTACGGCGCTGCTAAAACGAACCCTAGTGTCTTGCGTGGCAGAGCCGTCGGACATAGCGCTCAACTTTACGGCGTCAACGGCACCGTCACGACGACAGCTACGTACGACGGTACTCCGCAAtcgccagcgacggcagACCAGCACTTGTCGCACCCTagagcagcgcaggcgtCAGAGCAGCTGGTGGATTCGCCAGCCTCCAACTCCGCTTTTTTGTGGCGACGCACCGAGTCGGTCGATTTGGCGGCAAAAGTGGGCACTGGTGCATCGCAGAGTTTGAATTCACTTAGACCTGCACTACCGCTGGTTGGTGGCTGTGAGGCTGGCCCCgtcagcaccggcggcgacggcggcccACTGCCGATCGTCATCCCTGCCCTGAGGCCGATTGGCTTGTGTCTGCGCGTTGAAGCGCCacggtggcgccgcgccaTCCGCCTTCACGTGCACGTCTCCATTGACTCGCATTTTGACGTGGCGGTGTTAACGGGTGCCGTACAGGCCGATGCGATGGTGGGCGAAGAGGATCGAGCGGTGTACGAGGGTGAGTTTGAGCTGTTCGCCTTTAAGACCGGCAACCATCTGCTGCACGTCACTCTTAAAGACGACGCCGAGCGAGAGTTGACGCATACGATTCACTTGATCGTGGAGCACTCCCGCATAGCCTGA
- a CDS encoding Qa-SNARE protein, putative (TriTrypDB/GeneDB-style sysID: LpmP.34.2550), producing MATRDRTGEFMQYRAIRPRRPETEQLLAEEENANRVYVTPLWVKKMADVRSIEDQIKEQMKGLEKLRKDHLKVEFSSTRDEGREEAEIEDAQNTIDRLFKQSEKGVKDLESSYIRDLPDGGTDAELSILRNVKMCLVNEINNISKLYRESQRRYMMDVKKQQLVSQRWAGGDRQKAVEQQLENDALMDQYFQKGMTQEQVETIMLNQQMANERVKEFERIYSSIRSLHEMFKDMNTLVIEQGALLDRIDYNMTITHTRVQKARTELQRAAEYQSAGTFKLCVLFMVVLIVGLMIALFVKAIT from the coding sequence ATGGCGACTCGCGACCGCACGGGCGAGTTCATGCAGTACCGCGCTATCCGTCCGCGGCGCCCTGAgacagagcagctgctcgccgaAGAGGAGAACGCGAACCGGGTCTATGTGACGCCGCTCTGGGTGAAAAAAATGGCCGATGTGCGGTCTATCGAAGATCAAATCAAGGAACAAATGAAGGGGCTCGAGAAGCTGCGCAAAGACCATCTCAAAGTCGAGTTCAGTTCCACGCGCGACGAAGGTCGCGAGGAAGCTGAGATCGAGGATGCTCAGAACACCATTGATCGCCTCTTCAAGCAAAGTGAAAAAGGTGTGAAGGACCTGGAAAGCTCCTACATCCGTGATCTCCCTGACGGGGGCACAGATGCTGAGCTAAGCATTTTACGCAATGTCAAGATGTGCCTTGTGAACGAGATCAATAACATCAGCAAGCTATACCGTGAGAGCCAACGCCGTTACATGATGGATGTGAAGAAGCAACAGCTCGTCTCGCAGCGGTGGGCTGGCGGCGATCGGCAAaaggcggtggagcagcagctggagaatGACGCACTTATGGATCAGTACTTCCAGAAGGGCATGACGCAGGAGCAAGTCGAGACGATCATGCTGAATCAGCAGATGGCCAATGAGCGAGTGAAGGAATTCGAACGCATCTACAGCTCTATCAGGTCACTGCACGAGATGTTCAAGGACATGAACACCCTTGTTATTGAGCAAGGCGCTTTGCTGGACCGCATTGATTACAACATGACcatcacgcacacacgcgtgcagaAGGCGCGCACAGAGCTGCAGAGGGCCGCGGAGTACCAGTCCGCCGGTACATTCAAGCTGTGCGTTCTTTTTATGGTTGTACTCATTGTTGGCCTTATGATAGCCCTCTTCGTCAAGGCTATCACCTGA